One segment of Rhipicephalus sanguineus isolate Rsan-2018 chromosome 6, BIME_Rsan_1.4, whole genome shotgun sequence DNA contains the following:
- the LOC119396933 gene encoding LOW QUALITY PROTEIN: leucine-rich repeat neuronal protein 1-like (The sequence of the model RefSeq protein was modified relative to this genomic sequence to represent the inferred CDS: deleted 2 bases in 2 codons) translates to MNRPSSAVSATTAPAPEQSRKALTRLDQLVVFLLSCCYALCNNATGETSWDVQCPVVCKCSVEPSMNMGMNLRTANCSGRGLRTVPVGLPSDTQALLLNSNQLTDLHNQIPTLRSLVELDLSRNHIKQLGRGIIFHNISRLKFLDLSHNEFKTLFNGVFRGIVHLDTLLMNNVQIKFIEERVFDGMRQLRVLTVDRNTLPSIYPEWFQDMLALESLSLSHNHISYVYPRVFLLLHRLRYLSLAHNRIRGLSDQAFLGLDNLTTLHLDSNQLTRVPASALQKLQGLHTLHIGKNPLTGFRSGNFVGLPMVELFADHIPTLTVIERGAFRELPRLQVLRLHDNARLQYVDAQAFVNVPSLSQLLLHRDNISALSEQLFRNLSAPVNVSLRGNPLLCDCNVRWVVEAVSALSNTSVRFMQPEELACHKPSSMVGRGLLNISLDEVPPECPPFLVGTVNSTVQRKIGDAQVFQCYALGLPEPKVRWLLPNGRVCNETGNDVHVQFKPPGSITIYHLRPVDVGAYTCVAENRLGRVIKVVDLVVENIDIHIFPQGILSTSVTVVWNGTARNTFPQYEIQYKPDDGKDSLAGASPKSVSSAEEGRFESVTVSRFYRSYTINNLQPETSYVFCIAVKDDEGDAHIQISCTRARTRDASFMLQGIHYTSNVAVAVVLGIVSTAILVLCAATMAARRYKHRQYETPQKSLVSNTASQVVPLESLYSPLMANVGS, encoded by the exons ATGAACCGTCCAAGCTCTGCAGTTAGCGCGACTACAGCGCCAGCACCTGAGCAATCCAGGAAGGCGCTCACGAGATTGGACCAGCTTGTGGTATTTTTACTCTCGTGCTGCTACGCGTTGTGCAACAACGCTACCGGTGAGACATCGTGGGACGTTCAGTGCCCCGTGGTGTGCAAGTGCAGCGTCGAACCATCGATGAACATGGGCATGAACCTGCGAACAGCCAACTGCTCGGGCCGCGGACTGAGGACGGTGCCTGTAGGCCTTCCATCTGACACGCAGGCTCTTCTGCTGAACAGCAACCAGCTGACAGACCTCCACAACCAGATACCGACGCTGCGCAGTCTGGTCGAACTGGATCTCTCGCGGAACCATATCAAGCAGCTCGGCCGCGGCATCATATTTCACAACATCAGCAGGCTAAAGTTCTTGGATTTGTCTCATAACGAATTCAAGACTCTATTCAACGGCGTGTTTAGGGGCATCGTGCACTTAGACACGCTTCTCATGAACAACGTGCAAATCAAGTTCATTGAAGAGCGTGTTTTCGACGGCATGCGTCAACTGCGTGTGCTGACTGTGGACCGCAAC ACCTTGCCCTCCATCTATCCCGAATGGTTCCAAGACATGCTCGCCCTTGAGAGCCTGTCCTTATCGCACAATCACATCTCGTACGTGTACCCGCGCGTATTCCTGCTACTTCATCGGCTGCGCTACCTGTCGCTCGCTCACAACCGCATTCGAGGCCTCAGCGATCAGGCGTTCTTAGGCCTGGACAATCTCACCACACTGCACCTCGACAGCAACCAGCTGACACGGGTGCCGGCCTCGGCCCTGCAGAAGTTGCAAGGCTTGCACACACTTCACATTGGGAAAAACCCACTCACGGGGTTCCGTTCAGGCAATTTTGTGGGCCTGCCGATGGTCGAGCTGTTCGCAGACCACATCCCCACGTTGACGGTGATCGAGCGCGGCGCATTCCGCGAGCTGCCTCGACTACAAGTGCTGCGCCTGCACGACAACGCCAGGCTGCAGTATGTGGACGCTCAGGCGTTCGTCAATGTTCCGTCCCTTAGCCAGCTGCTGCTTCACCGCGACAACATCTCGGCGCTCAGCGAACAGCTCTTCCGTAACCTGTCTGCACCTGTGAATGTTTCTCTGCGCGGCAACCCACTCCTGTGCGACTGTAACGTGCGCTGGGTGGTCGAGGCCGTGTCAGCCCTATCAAACACGTCCGTTCGCTTTATGCAACCAGAGGAACTAGCCTGCCACAAGCCGTCATCAATGGTCGGCCGCGGCCTCCTGAACATATCCCTGGACGAAGTACCGCCT GAGTGCCCACCATTCCTCGTCGGCACTGTGAACAGCACAGTGCAACGAAAGATCGGCGACGCGCAGGTGTTCCAGTGCTACGCCCTCGGCCTTCCCGAGCCCAAAGTGCGCTGGCTGCTCCCCAACGGTCGCGTCTGCAACGAGACCGGAAACGACGTGCACGTCCAGTTTAAGCCTCCGGGCAGTATCACCATCTACCACCTGAGGCCGGTAGACGTGGGAGCATACACGTGCGTTGCTGAAAATAGGCTCGGCCGCGTGATCAAGGTGGTCGACCTGGTCGTCGAGAACATCGACATCCACATCTTCCCACAAGGAATACTCTCGACGTCGGTGACCGTAGTGTGGAACGGCACGGCACGCAACACATTTCCCCAGTACGAGATCCAGTACAAACCTGATGACGGCAAGGACTCGCTGGCGGGCGCCAGCCCCAAGTCCGTGAGTAGCGCCGAAGAAGGACGATTCGAGTCAGTGACCGTGAGCCGCTTCTACAGGTCGTACACGATCAACAATCTCCAGCCGGAGACCAGCTACGTGTTTTGCATCGCAGTGAAGGACGACGAAGGTGATGCGCACATCCAGATATCGTGCACCCGCGCCCGAACCAGGGACGCAAGCTTCATGCTCCAGGGCATCCACTACACGAGCAACGTGGCCGTGGCCGTTGTGTTAGGCATCGTGTCTACCGCGATTCTCGTGCTCTGCGCGGCCACGATGGCGGCACGCCGTTACAAGCACAGGCAGTACGAGACGCCGCAAAAGTCGCTCGTCAGCAATACCGCGTCGCAGGTCGTGCCGCTAGAGAGTTTGTACAGTCCGCTTATGGCAAACGTGGGCTCATGA
- the LOC125758893 gene encoding uncharacterized protein K02A2.6-like has product MEVDSGSVCSIVNLRTLSKLGISKKALRPSSKGVRTYTQQPVCVVGEVEVPVKYNSREGKLPLLVTKGSGVSILGRDWFRPLGITLEGLHQLSGAPASKSPSREVQPAARNPSKVVTSVKNLLQDYPDVFKPGLGKSRGLPVRILVDEQATPMFHKPRQVPFALLPKVEEAIEQLVEQGIYVPIKHSCWATPIVPILNKNGKMRICGDYKGTLNPVVKWETYPLPTPEQLLARLGGCAVFSRLDLDQAYQQLCVDEDTAMLQTVATHKGLFKVTRLQFGMAVAVAIFQRYMEGLLNGLEGVQCFLDDILIGGRTVAEHDERLRKVLQRIQDDGLRLNAEKCAFRDKEVTYLGYRVNKDGVSPLREKVEAIKQAPEPKNKELQSFLGALNFYGCFLKGASHVLEPLHRLLDKDKEWSWTETEAKPYQDAKSLLESSAVFAHYDVTRPIRLACDASPCGLGAVLSQTISHC; this is encoded by the exons ATGGAAGTGGACTCTGGATCCGTTTGTTCTATTGTCAACTTGAGGACATTGAGCAAGCTGGGAATATCGAAGAAGGCGCTCCGACCAAGTTCCAAGGGAGTGCGGACGTACACACAGCAGCCTGTTTGTGTCGTGGGCGAAGTGGAAGTTCCTGTAAAGTACAACAGTAGAGAGGGCAAACTACCCCTGCTCGTCACGAAAGGGTCGGGAGTCAGCATCCTGGGGAGAGACTGGTTCCGACCGCTAGGCATAACACTGGAGGGACTGCACCAGCTCAGCGGAGCTCCAGCTTCCAAAAGTCCCAGTCGAGAAGTCCAACCAGCTGCACGCAACCCGAGCAAGGTGGTGACAAGCGTAAAAAATCTGCTGCAGGACTATCCAGATGTGTTCAAACCTGGGCTGGGCAAAAGCAGGGGTCTTCCTGTGCGGATCTTAGTGGATGAGCAAGCCACGCCCATGTTTCACAAGCCACGGCAAGTACCTTTCGCGCTACTGCCCAAGGTGGAGGAAGCCATCGAACAGTTGGTTGAGCAAGGCATTTACGTTCCCATTAAGCATTCCTGCTGGGCAACGCCAATTGTGCCGATTCTGAACAAGAACGGAAAGATGAGAATTTGCGGGGACTACAAGGGAACACTCAACCCAGTCGTTAAGTGGGAGACGTATCCGCTTCCAACTCCAGAACAACTGCTCGCAAGACTGGGAGGATGTGCAGTGTTTTCTCGGCTGGACTTGGATCAAGCTTATCAGCAACTCTGTGTCGATGAGGACACCGCCATGCTGCAGACCGTGGCAACGCACAAGGGCCTGTTCAAGGTGACGCGATTGCAGTTTGGTATGGCAGTCGCCGTAGCCATCTTTCAACGTTATATGGAAGGACTGTTGAACGGACTGGAAGGGGTTCAGTGCTTTCTGGATGACATCCTAATTGGCGGAAGAACAGTTGCTGAGCATGACGAACGGCTGCGCAAAGTGCTGCAGCGTATCCAAGACGACGGGCTTCGCCTGAACGCCGAGAAGTGTGCATTcagggacaaggaagtgacgtacCTGGGGTACCGTGTCAACAAGGACGGAGTAAGTCCTTTGCGTGAAAAAGTGGAAGCCATCAAGCAAGCTCCGGAACCGAAGAACAAGGAGCTGCAGTCGTTCTTGGGAGCCTTAAATTTTTATGGCTGTTTCTTGAAAGGAGCGTCACATGTGTTGGAACCACTTCACCGCCTCCTGGACAAGGACAAGGAATGGAGTTGGACCGAGACGGAAGCGAAGCCATACCAAGATGCCAAGAGCCTGCTGGAATCATCAGCCGTCTTCGCACACTATGATGTGACACGTCCCATAaggctggcctgcgatgcgtctCCGTGCGGGCTGGGTGCGGTACTGAGCCAA ACCATAAGCCATTGCTAG